The genomic stretch AAACTGCTGGCTCAGCCAGTCGGTGAGGTCAGTCGATTCCCAGCCGCCTCCCGTGAAGAGTTCACGAAACTTGTCGCGAAGTACTTCGTCGAACCGGTTTCGGACATCCGTTCACAACATGTAACGGCCGGAACTCTGCTTGGTGAACTGGCGGCGGTCGCTGAGTTGCGTCCATGACATCGGGCAAAGCCTCACCCGAGGAAACGCGTCGAGTTCCAGCAGCCGAATCAAATGCAATGCCGGCCACCCCGCTGATTTTTCGCACCTGGCGGGGAGTTGCGCCTACCGTCGCTTTTCGGTCAGCGACATGTTCCGGACAAACACGGTTCCCTTGGCCAGGCCGAGCACGAAGCCGATGCGGTTGTTTTTCTCGACGACGTCGCTGGCTGTGAAGGTGATGGAGTACTCGCGGAACTCGCGGGTGAGGTTCTCTTCCTGATTCAGGCCGATGCCGTGCCAGTCGGCTTCGTTGATAATCCCCATCGCAAGCACCGCAGAGTTATCCGGCGACTTCGCGGAAAACGTCAGTTCATAAGTCGCGCCGTCTTTCAGGTCGATGCCGGCTTGGTATGCCTGCACGTGCCAGTTTTCCTCCGACAGTGCCGTTGTGTGAAACACGATCGCATCGCCGTCGGCTTCCATCGAACCCTGGCCGTTTTCGGTCAGTTCGAATTGCCAGGAATCCGGATTGCTGGTGGGCTTCAGCAGTCCGAATGTGCTGACGCGTTCGGCGGTCCAGGAGGAATCGCGGGCCTGGCCGCCGAAGTCCATCATCCGCCAGCCGGCGATTCCGGACGGCGTCACGATTCCCTGGTACGTCGAAACGAAGTCACGGTTTCGGAAACTGCTTTTCGCGTCGAAGGTCAGCTTGTTGCCTTCCATGACCGGATCGATCAGGTCGCTGGTTTCCGGCGGATCATCGCCGCGCTGAGACGTGTAGGTTCCGCTGAGCTGGCCGCCGGTGCGCTGCAGCGAGATCGTGGTGACAACGGCATTGTTTCCGCGGCGCGCGGTCCAGGTGTATTCGCCGGTCGGATCGACGCTGGCTGCCGGGTCGAATCCGGGAAACAGTTCTGTGGTTTCCGGCCGAATGGCGGCCGCTTCGGCCACAGGGTCGGCGGCCGACGGTTCGACGCCGGGATAGTCGCGCCAGATCCAGCGCAGCATCTGCGGCAGCATGGCTCCTCCGTGATCGTCGGAATGCCCGCCTTCGCCGAACACGTGAGCCATGTCGTAGCTCTGTTCCTTCAGAGCGGCGACCATCTTTTGGTTTTGAATATGCCAGTCCCGGTTCGGATCGCCCGGATTTCGCAGATCGTTGACGCCGTCCTGCAGAAAGATGCGAATGGCTTTCCTGTCGGCTTCCATCACAAGATCCGGGTAGACGTGGCCGCCGTGAATGTTGGTGAAGCTTCCGATCAGGCTGATGACGTTGCGGAACTGATCGGGTCGTTCCCACGCCACGGTGAACGCGCAGATGCCTCCGCTGCTGGCTCCCCCAATGGCGCGGCCGGCCGGATCTTTGGTCAGGTTGTATTTCTTTCCGACTTCCGGCAGCAGTTCGTCAATCAGCATGCGCGCGTAGTCGTCGGTCAGAACGTCGTATTCACGGTCGCGGTTGTCGGGATTGCCGGTGCCGATGCTGTCGGGAAACTCATCGCCCCGCTGGCCAGGAGTCACGAAGATGCCGATCGTGACCGGAATCTGCTTCCTGGCGATCAGGTTTTCCAGAACCTGAGGAACCCGCAGAACTCCCTCGGGATTGATTGCTCGTGCGCCGTCCTGAAACACCAGAACGCAGGCAGCGTCATTCGGCCGGTACTGAGCGGGAACGTAGACCCAATACCTGCGAACGGTGTTCGCGATGATGTCGCTGCGGAACAGAAACGGACCTTCCAGCGTTCCTTTTGGAACTCCATCCTGAGGCAGCGAATCCGGTCCGAGCGGATACCGCACCTGAGGCTGCGGATCTCGCCGCGCGGGACGTGTTGCTTCCTGCGCGAATGCCGACGCCGGCGTGGTCGTCACAGCCAGCAGGATGATGAACGCAGGAAGCAGAGGTCTCATGGTCTTCTCCGGAATTGCGTGGCTGTGCAACGGTTGCGTGACTGTGCGATGATTGCGTGACTTGGGATTTGAGTGCTGCCGCCGGAATGCTTCACCGTCTGGATTTCGCAGTACGACCGTGTCCGTACAGTATAACCGTGTCAGTGAACCGACGGCGGACGGGATTCCGTGTTGTCACCAGCAAAGCAGATGACTGCGGAAACCGGACAAAAGAGGAGAAATGTGGCGGCGGACGTTGACGTCAGGCGATATCGCGTTGCTGTGTTCACGATGTTACCGCCCGGTCTTCCAGAAACAGAATCCCTGACCCTTCTCCCGGACCAGCGCGTGCGTACGCTGACCGTGGTGAAAGGCTCCGCCGCCGTATCATGTCAACACCACAACGGATTGCCAGTCTCTCGAAAACGACCGAATTTCACGAAGAACGCAAAAGAACCGCCCTTCCGGGGAATCCGGGAGTCGCCGAGCGTCCACTTGCCGGAGCCGGCTGGCTCCGGTAGCCGGCACCTTCGCACCTGCAGCGCCTGACCGGTGGCTCACGCCGCCGGCTAACGGCATGTCGGCCCGCCGGGCCTGAGACGCATTTGGATCACCGCCGCCAATTCCCAAATGAACCGAAAAGCAGTTCGTGAAGCTCAGTTCTGCAGAAGGACCGGAACCCCGGTCGCGCCGCCGAGTCGACGGGGCTTCTGACCCGCATGCTGCGGATCGATTCCAAAAACAGTAACGGCGGACTCAGTGGCGGCAGGGCGACGAGAGACGTTTCGTGGGTTCGACAGGCCTGGCTTGTCACTCACCGGTCAGCCGTCGCCGCGGTCCGGGATGTATCTGTTCACGAGTTCCGCGTAGTCTTCGCGAACGGGAGTGAACACGTCCAGCACCACGGCCGGACCGTCCACCGCAACCGCGCGATGCGGAACGTTGGGAGGAATCAGATACAGCGAACCGGCTTCGACTGTTCGAGTTTCGTCGCCGATAGTCAGCTGCATTCTTCCCTTTAGCAGAATGCCACCCTGTTCGTGCGGATGATTGTGCAGCGGAATTTCCGCTCCATCGTCCATTTCGAGATACGACAGCATGAGGTTTTCGCCAAACGGCGTCCTCATGCGACAACCGGGCACGGGTTCGATCACGTTGATCTCGTCGAGACTGATGAAGGGCATTGCGTCACTTTCGTCGGACTGTGTGCGGATTTGCTTTGCAGCTGAGCCGTCGGCGGCTGAAACCATAGCAAAAAAGGGACGAAAGAGCCTTCTCGCGCTGCGAAGCAGTCGGGGCGTACGCGGAGGCAGCGGGGCGCGCGATTCGGCAGGCTCTCGGAAGCAATGCCGCGTGCGCCTGATTGGAATCCGAATCGAAGAGCGACCGGACGGAAACGTGTTAGACGGCGCCCCTGTGTTCGTCTGGGCTGAACACGATCCCGTTTACCGAGATAGAAATTTCCAGGAACCTCAGCCCTTCATAGGCTTGCGTATCTCCCCAGGATTAGCGCAATCTGGTTAGAATAGGCAGGTATTCCACGTCAGGTCCGAATTATCGCCTGGGTGGATGCCCTGCGTTGCCACGAACCGAGACAGGCTCGAAACGTGACAGGCACCGGCGGGACGAAGTCGACGGACGGCGCTTCGGTGTGCTCATCCGGAGCCAGCCCGGCTCTTGAGTTCCGCAAACACGTCATCATGGACAGGAACAGTGAAGTATGAGGAAGTTTCTGGGGTCTCTTGCCGGTGTTCGTCCGAAATCGCGTCGCTTTTCCGGTCGACGTACTTCCATTCGAAGTGACATTGATTGTCTGGAATCCCGGCTGCTGCTGGCGGCGGATCTTGTGCCCACACAGCTTCAGTCGGTCGCTGCGGCGACACCCGGTCAGACGATCGACATTCAATGGGCGGTCCGAAACTCAGGAGCCGACGCGGCGGGAGCATTCGGCGTCGAGTTCTATCTCAGCACTGACCTGGTGGCGGGAGGGCCGGACGACGCGGTACTTGGTTCCGACACCGTTGCCGGGCTGGCGGCCACAAGCGGAACGACCGGAACCCGGACGATCTCCGTAACTTTGCCGGACGCCCAGGATCCCTTCTGGAGCGGCGATAAGCAGTATTTTCTGCTGATCTGGGCGGACGCATTCAGTGTCATCGACGAAGCGAATGAAGACAACAACACGCTCGACGCCACTGTCAACGTGACGGGTACCGGGAACGCCACGGGCGATCTGACCGGCACGCTGACAGTGCCGGCAACGGGAGCCGCGGGCGGATCCATTAACGCCGACTGGACGGTCACATTCGCCGGCACGGGAAACGAAGGCCCGTTCGACGTTGAGTTTCTGGTGAGCCTGGACGACAAGCTGGATGCCAGCGACGTGTCTCTGGGAATTCAGCGCGTAAACACAATTGGCGCCGGTGCGACTGTCAGTCGCACGACATCGCTGCCGCTGCCAGCTTCGGGGAACTCGTTCTGGACCGGGAATACCACCTACTTCATTCTGATGAACGTCGATTCTCAACTGGTGGTTCCGGAATCCGATGAGACGAACAATCTGGCGTCGGATTCGCTGTCGGTGACGAACACCGGCAATTCGTTCGCGGATCTGACGGGAGTTCTGATGCTTCCGACCAGCCCCGTCGACGCCGGTACGGACCTGAGTTTCACCTGGGAAGTCAGCAATGACGGCGTCGCGCGTTCGGTTGCCACGAATGTCGAGTTCTTCCTGACCGGCAGCCCGTTTTCCGGTCCGGGAGACACGCCCTTCCGGACGCGCAGTGTTCCCGCGCTGAATGCCGGAGCCTCAAACGGCGTCAAAACAGAAGTCTACACGCTGCCTCCGTCGGACAGTCCGATCTGGGACCAGCCGACCGAAGGGACCTATTACATCGTGATGTTCATCGACCGGGCCGATGCGGTTCCGGAATCCGATCCCGGCGACGCCAATAACGAAGTCGCCGCACCGCTGATGGTGAACGTCAATTCCGGACCATTGCCGGACCTGCAGCCGCAGAGTTTCACGCCTCCGGCGTCGGGAGTCGCCGGCACGACAATCACCGCGTCATGGGAAGTTATCAACACCGGGCAGGGAGCCGCAGGAGCGTTCGGCACAATGTTCTACCTCAGCGACGAGCAGGGCATCACGCCCATGTCCGTGCTGCTGACAACGGCCAACACAACATCGCTGGCGGGCAATAACACAAAGACGGGAGTTCGTTCCACCGGCCTTCCGCTGCCGGCCGGAGGAGATCCCATCTGGTCGAAGGGTGACGGCACCTATTACCTGGTCATGGCCGTGGATGACTTCGGCGCGGTGACGGAAAGCAACGAATTCAATAACACGTCCGCCATCATTCCGATCACGATTACAAACACCGACGGAACCGGCACGACGCCGACTCTGGACATCGATCTCAGCGGCGGCACCCTGGACATTTTCACCGACGGAATTCTGATTGCCCGTCATATGGTTGGATTCACCGGGGCGAATCTTGTCCGGAATGCCGTCGCCGCCGGCGCTTCCCGACCGGCGGCCGCCGATATTTCCGCGTTTTTGAACGGTCCCGGAGCCGTGATGCTGGACGTGGATGGCAACGGGACTCACGACGTCTTCACCGACGGAATTCTGATCGCCCGCTATATGGTCGGCTTTACCGGAACACCGCTGATTCGGAACGCCGTCGGTTCCGGCGCGACTCGAACAACCGCAGCGGCGATCCTGGCTTTCCTGAACACCTACAATCCGCCCGCAACCATCGTGGCACCGTCGCAGCCAGCCGCCGCGTTTTCCGCGCCGGCAGCACCGTCCTCGGGAGCCACCTTGTTTTCCAGCGATGCCGCTCCGTCGGTGACGCTGGTTTCTGCGGGCGGAAGTGACGTCGGCGGCGGCTCGCCTTCGTCACGTGTCGATCAGCCATCCGGCGAGTTCAGCGGCAACACCATGATTCCGGGACCGGTTGTTCCGACCGTCAGCGACGACCTGTTTGGCTCGCCACTGCTGGATTCGGCGTTCTCTGACTTCGACGACCTGCTGGCGGCCAGATAACCGAAAATCCGCAGCAAAGTGTGGCCAGGTCTCCGGTCACGATTCGTGGCTTGCCGCGTTTGAAGACTGACGGACGATCGCCCGCTTCGCTGAAGCTGGTTTTCTTGTTTTGCAAGCCGCATGACGCTACTTGCCAATTCTGATCAGGGCAGAATGCCCGAAACCGTATTTCGGACGGGCAGGACGGCCGCCGGATTCATCCTGCTGTACCCCGGCCAGCGTCGGCCTCGAATACCGCTTCGACGAAACCGTCTTGTCGCTTGAATAGCGCGCCGTTCATGGTTGACTCGAATCGACAGACTGGCAAGACTGGCGCATCCGGGCACTTTGCACAGTTCAGAAAGGCTGCGTTATGCTCCTGTATTCCTGGCTCCGTTCACTGAAACGTCGAAATCTCACCGGGCGGACCAGTTCGCGTCGCCGTGGCCACAATCGAATGACGTCGCGGCCGGTCATTGAGTCGCTCGAAGACCGAGCTCTGCTGGCCGTACAAACGATCACACCGTCGATGACTGCCGTGTCCGTGACGAAGGGTGATCCGGCGACGTTCGACCTGAACTATCAGTCCGACGGCGTCACGGGCGGTCTGACTCTGCGGATGCACTTTGATTCCACGGAACTGGGATTCAACACCGCCAACGCCACAAACGTTTTTGCCAGCAGCAGTCTGGGAGTTGACGTTCAGCCGGATACAGGAAACGAAGACGGCGACGCCACCACCGATATGGTGGTGGTCGCGACATGGTTCGACCTGACTCAATCGTGGCCGCCGGCGGCGACGACTCAGCCATTCAGTCTGCTGACCGCAAACTTCCAGACGGCGAATCTGAATGGATCCTCTACCGTCAACTTCACTGCGTCACCGGGCGGCGTTGGTCACACGGTCGACCCGATCACATCCGTGGTCATCAGTGAAGCCGTGGCGCCACTGCCGACGATCTCCATCGCTAACGCCACTCCGGTCACGGAAGGCGCGGCGTCGGTCTTCACCGTGACGCTCAGCGCCAGTCCGACGTCTGCCGTGACGGTGATGTTTTCAACGGCCGACGGAACAGCCACTGCCGGTCAGGACTACACGGCTCGCACAAATCAGACGCTGACGTTCGCCGCGAATACGACCACGCTGACTCAGAACATCAGTATTGCGACGATCGACGACACAGATGTCGAAGCCGGGGCTGCGGAAACGTTCCTGGTCAACCTGACAACCCCGACAAACGCCACGATTGCGACGGGGCAGGCGACGGGCACAATCAATGACAACGATGTTCCGCCAACCCTGTCCATCAATGACGTCACCGTCGACGAAAACGCGGGCACTGCCGTATTCACCGTCACGCTTTCGGCGGCCAGCAGCCAGACGGTGACTGTGGGCTTCGCAACAGCCAACGGGACGGCCACCGCGGGTCAGGACTACACCGCGACCAGCGGAACCGCCACGATCACGGCGGGCATGACCACCACGACGATTTCCGTGCCGATTTTGAACAATCCTGCCGTGGAACCGTCGGAGACATTCAACGTCAATCTGACGAATCCGGTGAACGCCACCATCGCGGATGCTCTGGGGGTTGGCACCATCGTCGACGACGACACACTTCCGACGCTGGCCATCAACAACGTTACCGTCGACGAATCAGCCGGCAATGCCGTGTTCACAATCACGCTGTCGGCGGTTTCCGCCACCAATGTTTCGGTGAACTTCGCGACGGCCAACGGGACTGCGACGGCGGGTCAGGACTACACGGCCACCAGCGGAACGGCGACGATCGCCGCCGGAATGACCACCGCCACGGTCACGGTGCCGATCATCGACGACACTCTGGATGAAGCGGATACGGAACGGTTCAACGTCAACCTGACTTCGCCCGTGAACGCCACAATCGCGGATGCTCAGGGTATCGGCACGATCAACGACGACGACCTGCCGCCGGAGACCGGCTCCATCCACGGCCGCAAGTTCAACGACCTGAATGCCAACGGATCTCGCGACACCAACGAACCGTGGCTGAACGGCTGGACAATTCAGCTTGTTGACTCCAACGGAAACGTCGTTGACGAACAGGTGACGATGGATCAGGACCTGGACAATAACGGCACCATCGATCCCGCCACGGAAACGGGGTGGTACTGGTTCAACAGCGTGCTGCCGGGAACTTACACACTTCAGGAAGTGGTCCAGGACGGCTGGCGTCAGACAACGCCATCGTCGGAACTGGAGATTCTGGCGTTTGAACTGGACACTCAGTTTGACTTCGTCGCCACGGGCAACAACTTCCAGAACTGGGGCGGTCTGAACGAAAAGTGGTTCTTCGGTTCCAGTCAGTGGTACTACATCTCGCCGACCGGCGAGCTGTTTCAGTGGAACGGCAGTCCGGCGATCGCCCTGACCGGGATTTCCGTCGCTCAGTTGGATGCGACGTACCACGCCGACACGTCACTGCTGACCGACGCGCGGCCGGCGACCGAAAGTGCCACAGTTGTCGTCACCGCCGGTACCGAAATCAACAACTTCGATTTCGGCAACTTCAACGAAGGCCAGCCCGGATCGATTCACGGTCGCAAATTTGACGACATGAACGGCAACGGCGTCCATGACGCCGGCGAAGCCTGGCTGAACGGCTGGACGATTCAACTGCTGGACGCCGACGGCAATGTTGTCGACGAACAGGTGACGATGGACCAGGATCTGAACAACAACGGCACGATCGAATCCGCGACGGAAAGCGGCTTGTACTGGTTTAACGACGTCGCTCCGGGAACCTACACCGTTTCCGAAATCGTTCAGGATGGCTGGGAACAGACGGCTCCGTTCAATCAGGACAGCCGTGAAGCCTACGACCTGGACCAGGCCGAACAACTGCGGTTCACAGGCAACCTGTTCGAAAACTACGGCGGGCTGAACGAACGCTGGCTGCTGGGCCGCAACGGATGGGTCTATATCACTCCGGACGGCAACGTCTTTAAGTGGAATGGAAGTCCGCGCAACCGTCTGTCAGGCAGCCTGATCGCCGAATTGTCACCGGCGTTCCATGCCGATCCGTCGCTGCTGTACGACGCCCCGGATCCGTCCGGGCTGGAAGTGACTGTCGGTCCGGGACAGATCGTCGAAGATGTCGACTTCGGGAACCGGCTGATTCCGATTCAGGATGCGATCATGTTCCCCGGCACGGG from Planctomycetaceae bacterium encodes the following:
- a CDS encoding alpha/beta hydrolase-fold protein gives rise to the protein MRPLLPAFIILLAVTTTPASAFAQEATRPARRDPQPQVRYPLGPDSLPQDGVPKGTLEGPFLFRSDIIANTVRRYWVYVPAQYRPNDAACVLVFQDGARAINPEGVLRVPQVLENLIARKQIPVTIGIFVTPGQRGDEFPDSIGTGNPDNRDREYDVLTDDYARMLIDELLPEVGKKYNLTKDPAGRAIGGASSGGICAFTVAWERPDQFRNVISLIGSFTNIHGGHVYPDLVMEADRKAIRIFLQDGVNDLRNPGDPNRDWHIQNQKMVAALKEQSYDMAHVFGEGGHSDDHGGAMLPQMLRWIWRDYPGVEPSAADPVAEAAAIRPETTELFPGFDPAASVDPTGEYTWTARRGNNAVVTTISLQRTGGQLSGTYTSQRGDDPPETSDLIDPVMEGNKLTFDAKSSFRNRDFVSTYQGIVTPSGIAGWRMMDFGGQARDSSWTAERVSTFGLLKPTSNPDSWQFELTENGQGSMEADGDAIVFHTTALSEENWHVQAYQAGIDLKDGATYELTFSAKSPDNSAVLAMGIINEADWHGIGLNQEENLTREFREYSITFTASDVVEKNNRIGFVLGLAKGTVFVRNMSLTEKRR
- a CDS encoding cupin domain-containing protein, producing MPFISLDEINVIEPVPGCRMRTPFGENLMLSYLEMDDGAEIPLHNHPHEQGGILLKGRMQLTIGDETRTVEAGSLYLIPPNVPHRAVAVDGPAVVLDVFTPVREDYAELVNRYIPDRGDG
- a CDS encoding CARDB domain-containing protein, whose protein sequence is MRKFLGSLAGVRPKSRRFSGRRTSIRSDIDCLESRLLLAADLVPTQLQSVAAATPGQTIDIQWAVRNSGADAAGAFGVEFYLSTDLVAGGPDDAVLGSDTVAGLAATSGTTGTRTISVTLPDAQDPFWSGDKQYFLLIWADAFSVIDEANEDNNTLDATVNVTGTGNATGDLTGTLTVPATGAAGGSINADWTVTFAGTGNEGPFDVEFLVSLDDKLDASDVSLGIQRVNTIGAGATVSRTTSLPLPASGNSFWTGNTTYFILMNVDSQLVVPESDETNNLASDSLSVTNTGNSFADLTGVLMLPTSPVDAGTDLSFTWEVSNDGVARSVATNVEFFLTGSPFSGPGDTPFRTRSVPALNAGASNGVKTEVYTLPPSDSPIWDQPTEGTYYIVMFIDRADAVPESDPGDANNEVAAPLMVNVNSGPLPDLQPQSFTPPASGVAGTTITASWEVINTGQGAAGAFGTMFYLSDEQGITPMSVLLTTANTTSLAGNNTKTGVRSTGLPLPAGGDPIWSKGDGTYYLVMAVDDFGAVTESNEFNNTSAIIPITITNTDGTGTTPTLDIDLSGGTLDIFTDGILIARHMVGFTGANLVRNAVAAGASRPAAADISAFLNGPGAVMLDVDGNGTHDVFTDGILIARYMVGFTGTPLIRNAVGSGATRTTAAAILAFLNTYNPPATIVAPSQPAAAFSAPAAPSSGATLFSSDAAPSVTLVSAGGSDVGGGSPSSRVDQPSGEFSGNTMIPGPVVPTVSDDLFGSPLLDSAFSDFDDLLAAR
- a CDS encoding Calx-beta domain-containing protein — its product is MTSRPVIESLEDRALLAVQTITPSMTAVSVTKGDPATFDLNYQSDGVTGGLTLRMHFDSTELGFNTANATNVFASSSLGVDVQPDTGNEDGDATTDMVVVATWFDLTQSWPPAATTQPFSLLTANFQTANLNGSSTVNFTASPGGVGHTVDPITSVVISEAVAPLPTISIANATPVTEGAASVFTVTLSASPTSAVTVMFSTADGTATAGQDYTARTNQTLTFAANTTTLTQNISIATIDDTDVEAGAAETFLVNLTTPTNATIATGQATGTINDNDVPPTLSINDVTVDENAGTAVFTVTLSAASSQTVTVGFATANGTATAGQDYTATSGTATITAGMTTTTISVPILNNPAVEPSETFNVNLTNPVNATIADALGVGTIVDDDTLPTLAINNVTVDESAGNAVFTITLSAVSATNVSVNFATANGTATAGQDYTATSGTATIAAGMTTATVTVPIIDDTLDEADTERFNVNLTSPVNATIADAQGIGTINDDDLPPETGSIHGRKFNDLNANGSRDTNEPWLNGWTIQLVDSNGNVVDEQVTMDQDLDNNGTIDPATETGWYWFNSVLPGTYTLQEVVQDGWRQTTPSSELEILAFELDTQFDFVATGNNFQNWGGLNEKWFFGSSQWYYISPTGELFQWNGSPAIALTGISVAQLDATYHADTSLLTDARPATESATVVVTAGTEINNFDFGNFNEGQPGSIHGRKFDDMNGNGVHDAGEAWLNGWTIQLLDADGNVVDEQVTMDQDLNNNGTIESATESGLYWFNDVAPGTYTVSEIVQDGWEQTAPFNQDSREAYDLDQAEQLRFTGNLFENYGGLNERWLLGRNGWVYITPDGNVFKWNGSPRNRLSGSLIAELSPAFHADPSLLYDAPDPSGLEVTVGPGQIVEDVDFGNRLIPIQDAIMFPGTGNISLEISRGDVILTGDSGHNGVIIYLNGNGYVTIEGLGRTTVNGSPFPQVLNGWTSIPDDLRISLRSGNDAVVLQGIQIGNDLNVNLDGGNNYLLADGLLVRDNLIYRSGAGDDIVGVRNSQVNGRVSVATDGGNDTVGVDNVLVAGTSLLTTGAGNDLVLIGGSTYQDNATLLMDGGQDSLAVDGNNSFGGNLTANGGALSDGVAMQPGNSFAKTPKISAFERDTLPNLDSMLDAVLQELADVGLDVVVGDAF